From one Pseudomonas sp. B21-048 genomic stretch:
- a CDS encoding CvpA family protein — MPFTWVDWAIVAIIAISALISLSRGFVKEALSLLTWIIAGAVAWMFGGSLSEYLGGYIETPSARVITGCAIMFVATLIVGAMINYLIGELVRVTGLSGTDRFLGMAFGAARGVLLVVVAVGLLSLGPVQQDGWWQQSQLVPKFLLVADWSKNLILGWSSQWLASGISVPADIPFKEHLLPTAKTPQ, encoded by the coding sequence GTGCCATTTACCTGGGTTGACTGGGCGATCGTTGCAATCATCGCCATCTCCGCTTTGATCAGTCTGAGCCGCGGCTTCGTCAAGGAAGCACTCTCGCTGCTGACCTGGATCATCGCAGGAGCCGTTGCCTGGATGTTCGGTGGTTCATTGTCCGAGTACCTCGGCGGATACATCGAAACGCCGTCGGCTCGTGTGATCACAGGCTGTGCCATCATGTTTGTCGCCACTTTAATCGTAGGCGCAATGATCAATTATCTTATCGGCGAATTGGTTCGCGTCACCGGGCTGTCCGGGACCGATCGATTCCTCGGCATGGCCTTCGGCGCAGCGCGTGGCGTGTTGCTGGTGGTTGTGGCGGTCGGGCTGTTGAGCCTGGGGCCGGTACAGCAGGACGGGTGGTGGCAACAATCACAACTCGTGCCAAAATTTCTATTGGTTGCAGACTGGTCCAAAAACCTGATCCTGGGGTGGAGCAGTCAGTGGCTTGCCAGCGGAATCAGCGTACCCGCTGATATACCGTTCAAGGAGCACCTCTTGCCGACGGCCAAAACGCCTCAGTGA
- a CDS encoding SPOR domain-containing protein, producing the protein MALLDKAYKQRMVGALVLVALAVIFLPMLFSRQDEQRQVRVDAPAAPQAPAVPHVQVEPVVVPEPQALPQEPVPSDDEIAEQQAPSTPIAPSAPVPSVPSAAKPVTPPPTPVAKPVPAPAQPIAVAPGKPATTPSRVDANGLSVSWSVQLASLSSRESAESLQKTLRSQGYNAYIRTSDGKNRVFVGPLIERAEADRLRDLLSRQQNLKGFVVRFQPERG; encoded by the coding sequence ATGGCTTTGCTGGATAAGGCGTACAAGCAGCGCATGGTCGGAGCCCTGGTGTTGGTGGCGCTGGCGGTGATTTTCCTGCCGATGCTGTTTTCCCGTCAGGACGAACAGCGCCAGGTGAGGGTCGATGCTCCGGCTGCACCACAAGCGCCAGCCGTGCCGCACGTGCAGGTCGAGCCGGTGGTGGTGCCTGAACCGCAAGCCTTGCCGCAGGAACCGGTGCCAAGCGATGACGAAATTGCCGAGCAGCAAGCGCCGTCGACACCCATCGCACCAAGCGCTCCCGTTCCATCAGTGCCATCGGCAGCCAAACCGGTCACCCCCCCTCCGACGCCAGTCGCCAAGCCTGTGCCGGCCCCTGCCCAGCCGATTGCTGTCGCGCCGGGCAAGCCGGCCACCACCCCAAGCCGCGTCGATGCCAATGGCCTGTCGGTCAGTTGGTCGGTGCAACTGGCGAGCCTGTCGAGTCGTGAAAGCGCTGAAAGTCTGCAGAAAACCCTGCGTAGCCAAGGCTACAACGCCTATATCCGCACCTCGGATGGCAAAAATCGGGTGTTCGTCGGGCCATTGATCGAGCGCGCGGAAGCCGATCGTCTGCGTGATTTGTTGAGCCGCCAGCAGAACCTCAAGGGCTTTGTGGTGCGTTTTCAACCTGAGCGCGGCTAA
- the folC gene encoding bifunctional tetrahydrofolate synthase/dihydrofolate synthase has product MTERTLGEWLAYLEQLHPSAIDMGLERSQQVASRMGLGKPAPRVITVTGTNGKGSTCAFVASLLRAQGLNVGVYNSPHLLRYNERVQVNGVEATDAELCEAFAAVEAGRGDTSLTYFEMGTLAAFWLFQQAGLDAVVLEVGLGGRLDTVNVVDADMALVTSIGVDHADYLGDTRESVAFEKAGIFRQGAPALCGDLNPPQPLLDKARELNCPFFLRGRDFDLGVTDHNWQWRGLDAQGRAVELHDLPLLDLPMENAALALQAYLLLGLPWVGAQIIEALKATRVVGRLDRRQFDWQGRRLNLLLDVGHNPHAAEYLARRLASRPPAGRRLAVFGLLADKDLEGVVGELNASVQHWAVAPLDSPRSRPVEPLHAALQSLGASVTSYESVAAALEGQCAQATSDDEILLFGSFYCVAEALEWLARHSTEEAANGFAG; this is encoded by the coding sequence ATGACCGAGCGTACCCTTGGCGAGTGGCTCGCCTACCTTGAACAGTTGCATCCTTCGGCCATCGACATGGGGCTGGAGCGTTCGCAACAGGTAGCGTCCCGCATGGGACTGGGCAAGCCGGCGCCTCGGGTGATCACGGTCACCGGCACCAACGGCAAGGGTTCTACCTGCGCATTCGTGGCTTCATTGCTGCGGGCGCAGGGCCTGAACGTCGGTGTCTACAATTCTCCGCACCTGCTGCGTTACAACGAGCGGGTGCAGGTCAATGGCGTCGAAGCGACTGATGCCGAGCTGTGCGAAGCCTTCGCGGCGGTCGAGGCCGGTCGTGGCGACACTTCCCTGACGTACTTCGAAATGGGCACCTTGGCGGCGTTCTGGCTGTTTCAACAGGCAGGGCTTGATGCGGTGGTGCTGGAAGTCGGGCTGGGCGGGCGTCTGGATACGGTCAACGTGGTCGATGCGGACATGGCGCTGGTCACCAGCATCGGCGTCGATCATGCGGATTACCTGGGCGATACCCGCGAATCCGTGGCTTTCGAAAAAGCCGGCATTTTCCGCCAGGGCGCGCCTGCGCTCTGTGGTGATCTGAATCCCCCTCAACCTCTGCTGGATAAAGCGCGCGAGCTCAATTGCCCGTTTTTCCTGCGTGGGCGTGATTTCGATCTGGGTGTCACCGATCACAACTGGCAATGGCGCGGCCTTGACGCTCAAGGGCGTGCGGTCGAGTTGCATGATCTGCCATTGCTCGATTTGCCAATGGAAAACGCCGCACTGGCCTTGCAGGCTTACCTGCTGCTCGGTCTGCCTTGGGTGGGTGCGCAGATTATTGAAGCGCTGAAAGCGACGCGGGTGGTCGGTCGTCTTGATCGCCGTCAGTTCGACTGGCAAGGCAGGCGACTGAATCTGCTGCTGGACGTGGGGCACAATCCCCATGCGGCGGAGTATCTGGCCCGTCGTCTGGCCAGCCGACCGCCGGCCGGCAGACGTCTGGCGGTGTTCGGGTTGTTGGCGGACAAGGATCTGGAAGGTGTTGTCGGTGAATTGAATGCTAGTGTTCAGCATTGGGCTGTCGCCCCGCTGGATTCGCCACGGTCGCGGCCCGTTGAGCCGTTGCACGCGGCGTTGCAGAGCCTTGGCGCCTCGGTAACGTCTTATGAAAGCGTGGCCGCCGCCCTGGAAGGGCAGTGTGCACAGGCGACGAGCGACGACGAGATTTTATTGTTCGGATCATTTTATTGTGTCGCCGAGGCCCTTGAGTGGCTGGCCCGGCACTCCACGGAGGAAGCGGCAAATGGCTTTGCTGGATAA
- the accD gene encoding acetyl-CoA carboxylase, carboxyltransferase subunit beta, which translates to MSNWLVDKLIPSIMRSEVKKSSVPEGLWHKCPSCEAVLYRPELEKTLDVCPKCNHHMRIGARARIDIFLDAEGRAELGADLEPVDRLKFRDGKKYKDRLTAAQKQTGEKDALISMSGTLLGMPVVVSAFEFSFMGGSMGAIVGERFVRAANYALENRCPMICFAASGGARMQEALISLMQMAKTSAVLARLREEGIPFISVLTDPVYGGVSASLAMLGDVIVGEPKALIGFAGPRVIEQTVREKLPEGFQRSEFLLEHGAIDMIIHRQELRPRLGNLLAQMMGLPTPKFVAAPIEPIVVPPVPANI; encoded by the coding sequence ATGAGCAACTGGTTAGTAGACAAACTGATCCCTTCGATCATGCGTTCCGAGGTCAAGAAGAGCTCGGTGCCTGAAGGTTTGTGGCACAAATGCCCGTCTTGCGAGGCGGTGTTGTATCGTCCCGAGCTGGAAAAGACCCTGGACGTTTGCCCAAAGTGCAACCACCACATGCGTATCGGCGCGCGCGCGCGCATCGACATCTTCCTCGACGCAGAAGGCCGTGCCGAACTGGGCGCGGACCTGGAGCCGGTTGACCGTCTGAAATTCCGCGACGGCAAGAAGTACAAGGATCGCCTGACCGCTGCGCAAAAGCAGACCGGCGAAAAAGATGCACTGATCTCCATGAGCGGCACCCTGCTGGGTATGCCGGTGGTGGTATCGGCCTTCGAATTTTCCTTCATGGGTGGCTCGATGGGCGCCATCGTCGGTGAGCGCTTCGTGCGCGCCGCCAATTACGCTCTGGAAAACCGTTGCCCGATGATCTGCTTTGCCGCCTCCGGTGGTGCGCGGATGCAGGAAGCGCTGATCTCCCTGATGCAAATGGCCAAGACCTCCGCGGTGCTGGCGCGTCTGCGTGAAGAAGGCATTCCGTTCATCTCGGTACTGACCGACCCGGTCTACGGCGGTGTTTCCGCCAGTCTGGCGATGCTCGGCGACGTAATCGTCGGTGAGCCGAAAGCCCTGATCGGTTTCGCCGGTCCGCGCGTGATCGAGCAGACCGTGCGCGAAAAACTGCCGGAAGGTTTCCAGCGCAGCGAGTTCCTGCTGGAACACGGCGCGATCGACATGATTATTCACCGTCAGGAACTGCGTCCGCGTCTGGGCAACCTGCTGGCACAAATGATGGGCCTGCCGACGCCAAAGTTCGTCGCCGCGCCAATCGAGCCGATCGTGGTTCCGCCGGTACCTGCGAACATATGA
- a CDS encoding phosphoribosylanthranilate isomerase yields the protein MPAVRSKICGITRIEDALAAVEAGADAIGFVFYAKSPRAVTFQQARAIIKALPPFVTTVGLFVNASRCELGEILDAVPLDLLQFHGDETAADCESWHRPYIKVLRVKAGDDIAAACDAYASASGILLDTYVEGVPGGTGEAFDWSLIPQGLSKPIILAGGLTPDNVAEAIARVRPYAVDVSGGVEASKGIKDHAKIQAFIKAVIGAV from the coding sequence ATGCCAGCCGTTCGCAGCAAAATTTGTGGGATTACCCGCATAGAAGATGCGTTGGCAGCGGTCGAGGCCGGGGCCGATGCCATCGGATTTGTGTTCTACGCTAAAAGCCCGCGCGCCGTGACGTTCCAGCAGGCGAGGGCGATCATCAAGGCTTTGCCGCCGTTCGTGACCACCGTGGGTTTGTTCGTCAACGCCAGCCGCTGTGAATTGGGGGAAATCCTCGATGCTGTGCCGCTGGACCTGTTGCAGTTCCATGGCGACGAGACCGCGGCCGACTGTGAAAGCTGGCACCGGCCTTACATCAAGGTGTTGCGGGTCAAGGCCGGTGATGACATCGCAGCCGCTTGCGATGCCTACGCCAGTGCCAGCGGGATCCTGCTCGACACCTATGTCGAAGGCGTTCCCGGCGGAACCGGTGAAGCCTTTGACTGGTCACTGATACCGCAAGGCCTGAGCAAACCGATCATCCTGGCGGGCGGCTTGACGCCAGACAACGTCGCCGAGGCGATTGCCCGGGTTCGGCCTTATGCGGTGGATGTCAGCGGTGGAGTGGAAGCGAGCAAGGGCATCAAGGATCACGCAAAGATTCAGGCATTCATCAAGGCAGTTATAGGCGCTGTGTAG
- the truA gene encoding tRNA pseudouridine(38-40) synthase TruA, whose translation MAADGFFRIALGVEYKGSRYRGWQRQASGVATVQETLEKALSKVADSPVSLHCAGRTDAGVHACGQVVHFDTQVERSMKAWVMGANINLPHDVSVSWAKVMPADFHARFKAIARRYRYVIYNDQIRPAHLNEEITWNHRPLDVECMSEAAQYLVGTHDFSAFRAGQCQAKSPIKELHHLRVTRHGKMIVLDIRASAFLHHMVRNIAGVLMTIGAGERPVEWMKEVLESRIRRSGGVTAHPFGLYLVQVEYRDEFELPERYIGPHFLTGFSELDG comes from the coding sequence ATGGCGGCCGACGGCTTTTTCCGGATCGCGTTGGGCGTTGAATACAAAGGCTCGCGTTATCGCGGCTGGCAGCGTCAGGCCTCCGGTGTGGCCACGGTGCAGGAAACCCTCGAAAAGGCCTTGTCCAAAGTCGCCGACTCACCCGTGTCGCTGCATTGCGCCGGACGCACCGACGCCGGTGTGCATGCTTGCGGGCAAGTGGTGCATTTCGATACCCAGGTCGAGCGTTCGATGAAGGCTTGGGTCATGGGTGCCAACATCAACTTGCCGCACGACGTCAGCGTCAGCTGGGCCAAGGTTATGCCGGCGGATTTCCATGCGCGGTTCAAGGCCATCGCCCGGCGGTATCGCTACGTGATCTACAACGATCAGATCCGCCCGGCGCACCTGAACGAAGAAATCACCTGGAATCACCGTCCACTGGACGTCGAGTGCATGTCCGAGGCTGCTCAGTATCTGGTAGGCACCCACGACTTCAGCGCATTCCGCGCCGGCCAGTGCCAGGCCAAGTCGCCGATCAAGGAGCTGCATCACCTGCGCGTCACCCGCCATGGCAAAATGATCGTGCTGGATATCCGCGCCAGCGCGTTCCTGCACCACATGGTGCGCAACATCGCCGGCGTGCTGATGACCATTGGTGCCGGCGAACGTCCCGTGGAATGGATGAAGGAAGTGCTGGAAAGTCGTATTCGTCGTTCCGGCGGGGTGACGGCCCATCCGTTTGGCCTGTATCTGGTACAGGTCGAGTATCGCGACGAGTTCGAATTGCCCGAGCGTTACATCGGCCCACACTTCCTCACTGGTTTCTCGGAACTTGACGGCTGA
- a CDS encoding CBS domain-containing protein encodes MKTVAQLLKLKAQQNQEVHTIAPHQMVLEALMVMASKNVGALPVVKEGKVVGIISERDYARKLVLKGRSSVGTPVSDIMVAPVITVDTHQTVETCMGIMSEKRLRHLPVVENGELIGLLSIGDLVKEAIAEQAELIRQLEQYIRGE; translated from the coding sequence ATGAAGACCGTCGCCCAACTGCTCAAGTTAAAGGCCCAACAGAATCAGGAAGTCCATACCATTGCGCCTCATCAAATGGTGCTGGAAGCGCTGATGGTGATGGCCTCGAAAAACGTCGGTGCGTTGCCGGTCGTGAAAGAGGGCAAAGTGGTCGGCATCATCAGCGAGCGGGACTATGCTCGCAAACTGGTGCTCAAGGGGCGTTCCTCCGTCGGCACACCGGTCAGCGACATCATGGTAGCGCCGGTCATCACCGTAGACACCCATCAAACCGTCGAAACCTGCATGGGCATCATGTCCGAAAAACGCCTGCGACATTTGCCGGTGGTGGAAAACGGCGAATTGATAGGCCTGCTGTCGATCGGTGACCTGGTCAAGGAAGCCATCGCTGAACAGGCTGAACTGATTCGGCAGTTGGAGCAGTACATTCGCGGCGAGTGA
- a CDS encoding glutathione S-transferase, with translation MYQLYGHQNSGAAAIEAALELCEVPYRFIDVSSSQESVQALEKLNPLKQIPTLQLPDGGVLTESAAILIHLGLTFPASNLLPENPLKRDQVIRGLVYIVSNCYAAIGIIDYPERWLAEADESSRENLMAGARQRLHWSWEVFADQFAGKLYLGEGAPGALDILAAVVTRWAGTREHLRTARPGFSAWLERFDRHPALAPVFARHWP, from the coding sequence ATGTATCAGCTCTATGGGCATCAAAACTCGGGTGCGGCCGCCATCGAAGCGGCGTTGGAACTGTGCGAGGTTCCTTATCGCTTCATCGATGTTTCATCGTCCCAGGAGTCGGTGCAGGCGTTGGAGAAGCTCAACCCGCTCAAGCAGATTCCCACCCTGCAATTGCCCGATGGCGGTGTACTCACCGAGAGTGCGGCGATCCTGATCCATCTGGGCCTCACGTTCCCTGCGTCGAACCTGCTACCGGAAAACCCGCTCAAGCGCGATCAGGTTATTCGGGGCCTGGTGTACATCGTCAGCAATTGCTATGCCGCCATCGGCATCATCGATTATCCCGAACGCTGGCTGGCCGAGGCGGACGAATCATCGAGGGAAAATCTAATGGCCGGTGCGCGCCAACGTCTGCATTGGAGTTGGGAAGTGTTTGCCGATCAGTTCGCCGGCAAGTTGTACCTGGGTGAGGGCGCGCCGGGCGCCCTGGATATTCTGGCGGCGGTGGTGACGCGCTGGGCGGGTACGCGGGAGCACTTGCGCACCGCGCGGCCGGGGTTCTCCGCCTGGCTCGAACGCTTTGACCGACACCCGGCATTGGCACCGGTTTTCGCGCGGCATTGGCCATAG
- a CDS encoding DUF1615 domain-containing protein, with protein sequence MQANRLIMSLAALLLLAGCGTQRTQEPPARKAAEVKAEILRLLPAKTVDRQGWATDIYAAFTAQNVSPTTQNLCSVLAVTEQESTFQVDPPVPGLGKIARDEIDRRAAKAHIPSLLVSGALQVNSPNGKSYSDRLNAARSEKELSAMFDDFIGMVPMGRTLFDGFNPVHTGGPMQVSIDFAEQQARNYPYPVDGSIRREVFTRRGGLYFGIAHLLGYPVSYKQPLYRFADYNAGWYASRNAAFQNAVSRATGIALMLDGDLVRHGSIMPDTTELAVRTLGKRLDMRNPTIRDQLEEGNSLEFEDTKLYRRVFALAEQAEGRPLPRAVLPGIVLQSPKITRKLTTAWFAKRVDERYQRCMKRAGM encoded by the coding sequence ATGCAAGCCAATCGATTGATCATGAGCCTCGCGGCGTTGTTGCTCCTGGCCGGTTGCGGTACCCAGCGCACTCAGGAACCGCCGGCCCGCAAGGCTGCCGAGGTCAAGGCAGAGATCCTGCGTCTGCTCCCGGCCAAGACAGTCGACCGTCAGGGTTGGGCCACGGATATTTACGCGGCGTTTACCGCGCAGAATGTTTCGCCGACCACACAAAACCTGTGTTCGGTACTCGCGGTCACTGAGCAGGAATCGACGTTTCAGGTTGATCCACCGGTGCCGGGCCTGGGCAAGATCGCCCGGGACGAGATTGACCGCCGCGCCGCCAAGGCTCACATCCCCAGCCTGTTGGTGAGCGGTGCCTTGCAGGTGAATTCACCCAATGGCAAAAGTTACAGCGATCGACTGAATGCCGCGCGCAGTGAAAAAGAACTCAGCGCGATGTTCGATGACTTCATCGGCATGGTGCCCATGGGGCGGACGCTGTTCGATGGTTTCAACCCAGTGCACACCGGTGGGCCGATGCAGGTCAGCATCGACTTCGCCGAGCAGCAGGCGCGCAATTATCCCTATCCGGTGGATGGCTCGATTCGCCGCGAAGTGTTCACGCGCCGTGGTGGCCTGTATTTCGGTATTGCCCACTTGCTCGGTTATCCGGTGAGCTACAAGCAACCGCTGTATCGCTTCGCTGATTACAACGCCGGTTGGTACGCCAGCCGCAATGCGGCATTTCAGAACGCGGTAAGTCGTGCGACGGGCATTGCACTGATGCTGGATGGCGATCTGGTGCGCCACGGCTCGATCATGCCTGACACCACAGAATTGGCGGTGCGCACGCTCGGCAAGCGATTGGACATGCGTAACCCGACCATTCGCGATCAACTGGAGGAGGGTAACAGTCTCGAATTCGAGGACACCAAGCTGTATCGGCGCGTGTTCGCCTTGGCCGAGCAGGCTGAAGGCCGGCCATTACCCCGTGCGGTGTTGCCAGGGATTGTGCTGCAAAGCCCGAAAATCACTCGCAAACTCACTACGGCGTGGTTCGCCAAGCGAGTCGATGAGCGTTATCAGCGCTGTATGAAGCGCGCGGGGATGTGA
- a CDS encoding FAD-dependent monooxygenase yields the protein MNRSDVLIIGAGPTGLVLALWLSKLGIAVRIIDKTSAPGTTSRALAVQARTLELYRQLDLSAAVVQNGHKVAAANFWVKGQPVARLPLSTIGEGLTPYAFLEIYPQDEHERLLIERLEAFGITVERDTELQSFEETGDGITAILRLPDGQQETCQACYLAGCDGARSIVRKTLDTGFPGGTYQQIFYVADVQARGPTFNGELHVDLDEADFLAVFPLSSEGRARLIGTVRDERADRAETLQFEDVSSRAIENLKLRIDQVNWFSTYHVHHRVADHFRTGRAFLLGDAAHVHSPAGGQGMNTGIGDAINLAWKLATVLSGGATPKLLDSYETERIAFARRLVATTDRVFSFVTADGPIADIVRMRVAPFLMPKMISLEPVREFMFRTVSQTTLNYRGMPLSEGVAGHVHGGDRLPWAHDAEGDNFESLKDLTWQVHVYGDTSDEMIAWCTEHHLPVQVFDWRPVFEAVGLARNGFYLLRPDTYVAIADYSADPKVIERYFRDREIRPFFG from the coding sequence ATGAACCGTAGCGATGTGCTGATCATCGGTGCTGGCCCAACCGGGCTGGTCCTGGCGCTGTGGCTGAGCAAACTGGGGATTGCGGTGCGGATTATCGACAAGACGTCGGCCCCCGGCACCACCTCGCGCGCACTGGCAGTGCAGGCTCGAACGCTTGAATTGTATCGCCAGCTCGACCTCAGCGCCGCCGTTGTACAAAACGGCCATAAAGTGGCCGCAGCGAATTTCTGGGTCAAGGGCCAACCGGTCGCACGCCTGCCACTGAGTACCATCGGCGAGGGTCTGACGCCCTATGCGTTTCTGGAAATCTATCCGCAAGACGAGCACGAACGCCTGCTGATCGAACGTTTGGAGGCTTTCGGTATTACGGTGGAGCGCGACACCGAACTGCAGAGCTTCGAGGAAACCGGCGACGGCATCACGGCGATACTGCGCTTGCCTGATGGCCAGCAGGAAACCTGCCAGGCCTGTTACCTCGCCGGTTGCGACGGCGCCCGGTCGATTGTGCGCAAGACGCTGGACACCGGTTTTCCGGGCGGCACCTACCAGCAGATTTTCTACGTGGCGGATGTGCAGGCTCGCGGCCCCACGTTCAACGGTGAACTGCATGTAGACCTCGACGAAGCTGACTTCCTCGCCGTTTTCCCCTTGTCCAGCGAAGGTCGCGCCCGACTGATCGGCACGGTTCGCGACGAGCGTGCCGACCGCGCCGAAACCCTCCAGTTTGAAGACGTCAGCAGCCGGGCCATTGAGAATTTAAAGCTGCGGATAGATCAGGTGAACTGGTTCTCGACCTACCACGTGCATCACCGGGTTGCGGATCACTTTCGCACAGGGCGCGCGTTTCTATTGGGTGACGCTGCCCATGTCCACAGCCCGGCAGGTGGCCAAGGCATGAACACCGGGATTGGCGATGCGATCAATCTGGCCTGGAAACTCGCAACAGTGTTGAGCGGCGGCGCCACGCCCAAACTGCTCGACAGTTATGAAACCGAACGCATCGCCTTTGCCCGGCGCCTGGTAGCCACCACTGATCGGGTCTTCAGTTTCGTTACGGCCGATGGGCCAATTGCCGACATAGTGCGTATGCGCGTGGCACCTTTTTTGATGCCGAAAATGATCTCGCTGGAACCGGTTAGGGAGTTCATGTTTCGCACGGTGTCGCAGACCACCCTCAACTATCGCGGCATGCCGTTGAGCGAAGGGGTTGCGGGCCATGTTCACGGCGGTGATCGTCTGCCCTGGGCCCACGACGCTGAAGGGGACAATTTCGAATCGCTGAAGGACCTGACCTGGCAGGTGCATGTATACGGCGACACCAGCGACGAGATGATCGCCTGGTGCACCGAGCATCACCTGCCGGTGCAGGTGTTCGACTGGCGGCCTGTGTTTGAAGCAGTCGGGCTGGCGCGCAACGGGTTTTACCTGCTGCGGCCGGATACGTACGTGGCGATTGCCGACTACAGCGCCGATCCGAAGGTGATCGAGCGGTATTTCCGGGACCGTGAGATTCGGCCGTTCTTCGGCTGA
- the hemB gene encoding porphobilinogen synthase — MPSQFPEARPRRLRRNASLRSLFQETEFSLNDLVLPIFVEEEIDDFVPIKSMPGVMRIPESKLAGEIERYARAGIKSVMTFGVSHHLDNSGSDTWSDNGLVSRMSRIAKDAVPDMIVMSDTCFCEYTDHGHCGVLHHHEVDNDQTLINLGKQAVAAARAGADVIAPSAAMDGQVQAIRRALDEAGFSQTAIMAYSTKFASALYGPFREAGGSALKGDRKSYQMNPMNRREAVRESLMDEQEGADALMVKPAGAYLDIIRDIREASRLPLSAYQVSGEYAMIKFAAQAGAIDEDRVVRESLGAIKRAGADLIFTYFAMDLALAGI, encoded by the coding sequence ATGCCCAGTCAGTTCCCCGAAGCACGTCCACGCCGTCTGCGCCGCAATGCGAGCCTGCGCAGCCTGTTCCAGGAAACCGAGTTCAGCTTGAACGACCTGGTGCTGCCGATTTTCGTCGAGGAAGAAATCGACGATTTCGTGCCGATCAAGAGCATGCCCGGAGTGATGCGCATTCCCGAGTCGAAGCTGGCCGGCGAGATCGAGCGTTACGCTCGGGCCGGGATCAAGTCGGTGATGACGTTTGGCGTGTCCCATCATCTGGACAACAGCGGCAGCGACACCTGGAGCGACAATGGTCTGGTGTCGCGCATGTCGCGCATCGCCAAGGATGCCGTGCCGGACATGATCGTGATGTCCGACACCTGTTTCTGCGAGTACACCGACCACGGCCATTGCGGTGTATTGCACCACCACGAAGTCGACAATGACCAGACCTTGATCAACCTCGGCAAACAAGCCGTAGCGGCTGCTCGGGCTGGCGCCGATGTGATTGCACCGTCGGCGGCCATGGACGGGCAGGTCCAGGCCATTCGCCGGGCGCTCGATGAAGCGGGCTTCAGCCAGACCGCGATCATGGCCTATTCGACCAAATTCGCTTCGGCACTTTATGGCCCGTTCCGCGAGGCCGGCGGCAGTGCGCTGAAGGGCGACCGAAAAAGCTATCAGATGAACCCGATGAACCGCCGCGAAGCCGTGCGTGAATCTCTGATGGACGAGCAGGAAGGCGCCGACGCGTTGATGGTCAAACCGGCCGGCGCCTACTTGGACATCATCCGTGACATCCGCGAAGCCTCGCGTTTGCCGCTGTCGGCGTATCAGGTGAGTGGCGAGTACGCGATGATCAAATTCGCCGCCCAGGCTGGGGCAATCGATGAAGACCGAGTGGTACGTGAGAGCCTGGGGGCGATCAAGCGGGCCGGGGCGGATTTGATCTTCACCTACTTCGCGATGGACCTGGCCCTGGCCGGGATCTAA
- a CDS encoding glutathione binding-like protein → MTDLSAFPITRKWPAQYPEWIQLYSLPTPNGVKVSIMLEEIGLPYEPHRVSFDTHDQLSPEFLSLNPNNKIPAILDPHGPGDQPLALFESGAILIYLADKSGQLLAQESAARYETLQWLMFQMGGIGPMFGQLGFFNKFAGKDYEDKRPRDRYVDESKRLLNVLDGRLQGRDWIMGERYTIADIATFPWVRNLIGFYEAGDLVGIQNFPNVTRVLERFLARPAVIRGLEIPKQPL, encoded by the coding sequence ATGACCGATTTGTCTGCATTCCCCATCACCCGAAAATGGCCGGCACAGTACCCGGAGTGGATCCAGCTCTATTCCTTGCCAACGCCCAATGGCGTCAAGGTTTCGATCATGCTCGAGGAAATCGGGCTGCCCTACGAGCCGCATCGTGTGAGCTTCGACACCCATGATCAGTTATCCCCTGAATTTCTGTCGCTGAACCCCAATAACAAGATCCCGGCAATCCTCGACCCCCACGGTCCAGGGGACCAACCGCTGGCGTTGTTCGAGTCCGGGGCGATTCTGATTTACCTCGCCGACAAGAGCGGGCAACTGCTGGCGCAGGAATCGGCGGCGCGTTATGAGACCCTTCAATGGCTGATGTTTCAGATGGGCGGTATCGGTCCGATGTTCGGCCAGCTCGGTTTCTTCAACAAATTCGCTGGCAAGGACTACGAAGACAAGCGTCCCCGTGATCGCTACGTCGACGAAAGCAAGCGCTTGCTTAACGTCCTCGATGGCCGTCTGCAAGGGCGCGACTGGATCATGGGTGAACGCTATACCATCGCCGACATCGCGACCTTTCCATGGGTACGCAACCTGATTGGCTTCTACGAGGCCGGCGACCTGGTCGGTATCCAGAATTTCCCCAACGTCACCCGCGTACTGGAACGTTTCCTGGCAAGACCTGCGGTGATTCGCGGGTTGGAAATCCCCAAGCAACCTCTTTGA